Proteins encoded in a region of the Cetobacterium ceti genome:
- a CDS encoding ACT domain-containing protein encodes MEKKEKREYYIVDKRILPNSIQSVIKVNDLVQKERISKYEAIKKVGISRSTYYKYKDFIKPFFEGGKDKVFSVHLSLVDEPGILARVLDIVAEENMNILTIVQNIAIDGIGRATISVQTTENLLRRIEGMLEKISQLYGVKELRVIGSN; translated from the coding sequence ATGGAGAAAAAGGAAAAAAGAGAATACTACATTGTGGACAAACGTATATTACCAAATTCAATTCAAAGTGTTATAAAGGTTAATGACTTAGTACAAAAAGAAAGAATATCTAAGTATGAAGCTATAAAAAAAGTGGGGATTAGTAGAAGTACTTATTATAAATATAAGGATTTTATAAAACCATTTTTTGAAGGTGGAAAGGATAAAGTATTTAGCGTACATTTATCTTTAGTAGATGAGCCAGGAATATTAGCTAGGGTATTAGATATAGTTGCAGAGGAAAATATGAATATTTTAACTATAGTGCAAAATATTGCCATAGATGGAATAGGAAGAGCAACAATTTCTGTACAAACTACAGAAAACTTATTAAGAAGAATAGAAGGTATGTTAGAAAAAATAAGCCAATTATATGGTGTTAAGGAACTAAGGGTAATTGGTAGTAACTAA
- the accB gene encoding acetyl-CoA carboxylase biotin carboxyl carrier protein has product MKIDINLIENLAENIDKYGLSEITMENEDTKITLKREKTITTTVAAKSVVMETAPILEEIVSEVVSEETVNEDENLEAVVSPMVGTFYASPSPDSDAFVKVGQDIEVGDTLCIVEAMKLMNEVKSTVKGKVAKILVKDGQNIKKGDKLFLVK; this is encoded by the coding sequence ATGAAAATAGATATTAATCTTATTGAAAACTTAGCTGAAAATATAGATAAGTATGGATTAAGTGAAATAACAATGGAAAATGAAGATACAAAAATAACTTTAAAAAGAGAGAAAACTATAACAACAACAGTTGCAGCTAAATCAGTTGTTATGGAGACAGCTCCAATTTTAGAAGAAATCGTATCTGAAGTTGTTTCTGAAGAAACAGTAAATGAAGATGAAAATTTAGAAGCGGTTGTATCTCCAATGGTAGGAACTTTTTATGCCTCTCCAAGTCCTGATTCAGATGCCTTTGTAAAGGTAGGACAAGATATAGAAGTAGGAGATACTTTATGTATAGTTGAAGCTATGAAACTTATGAATGAGGTTAAATCTACTGTAAAGGGAAAAGTTGCTAAGATATTAGTTAAAGATGGACAAAATATAAAAAAGGGAGATAAGTTATTCCTTGTAAAATAA
- a CDS encoding CBS domain-containing protein produces MKTLKDVMNEKVVTIEKDTTFDKIVAIMKEEGIGKVPVIDNGKVIGVVTREDILVKQEKAPMPPVIAFWEVMFTLPNTKEFQQRLKKFASFKASDIMSEEFIIGKPEDDLEEMVTKMLEDNHHYILIIVEDELMGIVTKSDLIKNLY; encoded by the coding sequence ATGAAAACTTTAAAAGACGTTATGAATGAAAAAGTTGTGACAATAGAAAAGGACACAACTTTTGATAAAATAGTTGCTATAATGAAGGAAGAAGGAATAGGGAAAGTTCCTGTAATTGATAATGGTAAAGTAATTGGTGTTGTAACAAGGGAGGATATCCTTGTTAAACAGGAAAAAGCTCCGATGCCACCAGTAATAGCTTTTTGGGAAGTTATGTTTACATTACCTAATACAAAGGAGTTCCAACAAAGATTGAAAAAATTTGCTTCTTTTAAGGCTTCGGATATAATGTCAGAGGAATTTATCATTGGAAAACCTGAAGATGATTTAGAGGAAATGGTAACTAAAATGTTAGAGGATAATCATCATTATATATTGATTATTGTAGAGGATGAATTAATGGGAATTGTTACCAAAAGTGATTTAATAAAAAATTTATATTAA